A DNA window from Streptomyces canus contains the following coding sequences:
- a CDS encoding class I SAM-dependent methyltransferase, whose translation MNAETPDFIRATRTAYDTIAEPYTEQFSDWAGIPTLDRAQITGFAELVKEQSKGPVADIGSGPGHVTAALHELGVRVFGVDVSPKMVELARRAHPNLRFHVGSMTSLDLPSETLGGITALYSIIHVPDDHLPTAFAEFHRVLAPGAHALIGFQYEPGGTHMHLDERFGHKISLDYWLRAPETVAEPLIKAGFQVILRVLREPLGEEKLSRAYLVAQKPA comes from the coding sequence GTGAACGCCGAGACCCCCGACTTCATACGGGCCACCCGAACCGCGTACGACACGATCGCCGAGCCCTACACCGAGCAGTTCTCCGACTGGGCCGGCATCCCCACGCTGGACAGAGCCCAGATCACCGGCTTCGCGGAGTTGGTGAAGGAGCAGAGCAAGGGCCCGGTGGCCGACATCGGCAGCGGCCCGGGACACGTGACCGCGGCACTCCACGAACTCGGCGTCCGGGTCTTCGGCGTGGACGTCTCCCCGAAGATGGTGGAACTGGCCCGCAGAGCCCATCCGAACCTCCGCTTCCACGTGGGCTCGATGACGTCGCTGGACCTACCGTCGGAAACCCTGGGCGGCATCACCGCGCTGTACTCGATCATCCACGTCCCGGACGACCACCTCCCGACGGCCTTCGCGGAGTTCCACCGCGTCCTCGCCCCCGGCGCCCACGCCCTGATCGGCTTCCAGTACGAGCCCGGCGGCACCCACATGCACCTCGACGAACGCTTCGGCCACAAGATCTCCCTGGACTACTGGTTGCGCGCCCCGGAGACAGTCGCCGAGCCCCTCATCAAGGCAGGCTTCCAGGTGATCCTCCGGGTCCTCAGGGAGCCCCTCGGCGAGGAAAAGCTGTCCCGCGCATACCTGGTGGCGCAGAAACCGGCGTAG
- a CDS encoding ATP-binding protein: MPENAPWEYTLYIPNDVRAVTVARRTLRLILTMHGLIRLTDTAELLAAELVSNAVLHTKGSAALRVRWSAGVLRIGAWDADPEPPQPPGALHAMGEAEEGRGLALVKACADLWGWQPLSRQGNRGKYVWCELAAA; encoded by the coding sequence ATGCCCGAAAACGCCCCCTGGGAGTACACCCTGTACATCCCGAACGACGTCCGAGCCGTCACCGTCGCCCGCCGTACTCTCCGGCTCATCCTCACGATGCATGGCCTGATCCGTCTGACCGACACCGCCGAGCTCCTCGCGGCCGAGCTGGTCTCCAATGCCGTACTGCACACGAAAGGGTCGGCCGCCCTCAGGGTGCGCTGGTCGGCGGGGGTGCTGCGGATCGGGGCGTGGGACGCGGACCCTGAACCTCCCCAGCCGCCCGGTGCGTTGCACGCCATGGGGGAGGCGGAGGAGGGGCGGGGATTGGCCTTGGTCAAGGCATGCGCGGATCTGTGGGGATGGCAGCCCTTGTCCAGGCAGGGCAACCGGGGCAAGTACGTGTGGTGCGAACTGGCCGCGGCTTGA
- a CDS encoding helix-turn-helix domain-containing protein — protein sequence MALRAEPTARQARLAVELRRLRDAAGLTAREAAALLGVTAPVISQIESGIAGVSEKRLRRLATHYACTDSEFVDALVSIATDRTAGWWEKYRGQLPTLYLDLAELEHHATYRHDVEFLHIPGLLQTAEYARAMFSYQVPRLPDEDLELRVHHRMARKAVLERPSPLPYKAVVHEAALRIRVGGRTAARTQLRRVLEFSEAEHVTVCVIPFELDDFAGAWSAMMYAGGAVPKLDTAVRDAPHGTAFIDSEAQLAVFRTLFRKVEADALGPEPSRDFIHRLAKEL from the coding sequence ATGGCACTGAGGGCCGAGCCGACAGCACGTCAGGCGCGGCTGGCGGTCGAACTGCGCCGCCTCCGCGACGCAGCAGGGCTCACCGCCCGCGAAGCGGCAGCCCTGCTTGGGGTGACTGCTCCGGTCATCAGCCAGATCGAGTCGGGCATCGCGGGGGTGAGCGAGAAGCGCCTACGCCGGCTCGCGACCCACTACGCATGCACAGACAGTGAGTTCGTCGACGCTTTGGTCTCGATTGCCACCGACCGGACAGCAGGTTGGTGGGAGAAGTACCGGGGCCAGCTTCCCACGTTGTACCTGGATCTCGCCGAGCTGGAACACCACGCCACCTACCGACATGACGTGGAGTTCCTCCACATTCCAGGCCTCCTCCAGACAGCGGAGTACGCCCGCGCCATGTTCTCCTACCAGGTCCCGCGGCTGCCGGACGAGGATCTGGAGCTGCGCGTCCATCACCGAATGGCACGCAAGGCCGTGCTCGAACGCCCATCCCCGCTGCCCTACAAGGCAGTGGTCCACGAGGCTGCGCTGCGCATCAGGGTAGGCGGCCGCACCGCCGCACGGACTCAGCTCAGACGCGTTCTGGAGTTCTCCGAAGCCGAACACGTCACCGTGTGCGTCATCCCTTTCGAGCTGGACGACTTCGCGGGCGCCTGGAGCGCCATGATGTACGCCGGTGGTGCCGTACCGAAGCTGGACACTGCTGTACGCGACGCACCGCACGGAACGGCCTTCATCGACTCAGAAGCCCAACTGGCTGTCTTTCGAACGCTTTTCCGTAAAGTAGAAGCTGACGCTCTCGGCCCAGAACCCTCTCGTGACTTCATCCACCGGCTGGCGAAAGAACTGTGA
- a CDS encoding MYXO-CTERM sorting domain-containing protein: MTIAPRSAIDGREPGNLPRMNACGCGEDQIPWMLAKFGFLGSAALILGILITMIAAGWLLSSLVWLVRRRHTPAPAPAPIDEASQHPLAGFTWTDEPPRGG; encoded by the coding sequence GTGACGATTGCGCCACGCAGCGCGATCGACGGGCGTGAGCCGGGCAACCTTCCCCGCATGAACGCGTGCGGATGCGGCGAGGACCAAATTCCCTGGATGCTGGCGAAATTCGGTTTCCTGGGCTCGGCGGCGCTGATCCTGGGAATACTGATCACCATGATCGCGGCGGGCTGGCTGCTGTCCTCGCTGGTGTGGCTGGTACGCCGACGCCACACACCGGCACCGGCACCGGCGCCGATCGACGAAGCCTCGCAGCATCCTCTGGCGGGATTCACCTGGACGGACGAGCCGCCCCGCGGGGGCTGA
- a CDS encoding ATP-binding protein, translating to MKFHGRAADLELLTEQLASVTEGRGTTRGRAVIMTGRRRVGKSRLVQEFCDRSGLPYVVFQATRGRNPVTERAEFAAALAQSPLPEAELVAGLQAQDWNQALRSLALAVADDSPSIAVIDEVPWLVEQDQEFEGALQTVWDRHLSSKPVLLLLVGSDVSVMEALQSYGRPFFGRATKMTVYPLNLADVQTMTELNAADAMDAQLITGGFPEIVQSWRPGMSRVDFLRASVANPLSPLLVAGELSLLGEFPEASHSRAVLEAVGSGERTFSAIAAQAGGGGALPSGTLSPLLTTLQAKRVLAADLPLSVKPDSRNKRYRIADPYLRFWLAFLQRAIPLIERGRGDVALERIERSWTTWRGRAVEPLIRESLLHLLPDDEWPETEAIGGWWNRQNNPEIDLIGADREPVARQVHFVGSIKWLENQSFGRHEYDALVRDMLAVPGAGPDTARVVVSRCGVTDGLPLTAYWGPEDLVRAWRPR from the coding sequence GTGAAGTTCCATGGTCGGGCCGCAGATCTTGAACTGTTGACTGAGCAGCTCGCATCGGTGACAGAAGGTCGTGGGACCACTCGGGGACGAGCTGTGATCATGACTGGTCGGCGCCGGGTGGGAAAGTCACGGCTGGTTCAGGAGTTCTGCGACCGCTCGGGACTGCCGTACGTGGTGTTTCAGGCCACCCGCGGGCGCAACCCCGTGACGGAGCGTGCCGAGTTTGCCGCAGCTCTGGCGCAGTCCCCGCTGCCGGAGGCGGAGCTGGTCGCCGGTCTCCAGGCACAGGACTGGAACCAGGCCTTGCGCTCGCTGGCGCTCGCGGTCGCCGATGACTCACCCAGCATCGCGGTAATCGACGAGGTGCCCTGGCTGGTCGAGCAGGATCAGGAGTTCGAGGGCGCACTGCAGACCGTCTGGGACCGTCATCTGTCCTCCAAGCCGGTGCTGCTCCTGCTCGTCGGCAGCGATGTGTCGGTGATGGAGGCGTTGCAGTCTTACGGGCGGCCGTTCTTCGGTCGGGCGACGAAAATGACCGTCTACCCCCTCAACCTGGCCGACGTGCAGACCATGACCGAGTTGAACGCGGCAGACGCCATGGATGCCCAGCTGATCACGGGAGGTTTTCCGGAGATCGTGCAGTCGTGGCGTCCGGGAATGAGTCGCGTCGACTTTCTCCGGGCTTCCGTCGCCAACCCCCTCTCTCCCTTGCTGGTGGCCGGCGAGCTGTCCCTCTTGGGTGAGTTCCCCGAAGCGTCGCACTCACGGGCCGTCCTGGAAGCAGTAGGCAGTGGTGAGCGCACGTTCAGCGCGATCGCGGCACAAGCCGGTGGTGGCGGAGCGCTGCCGTCCGGCACACTTTCCCCGCTGCTGACGACCTTGCAGGCCAAGCGGGTTCTGGCGGCTGATCTCCCGCTGTCCGTCAAACCGGACAGCAGGAACAAGCGGTATCGGATCGCTGACCCGTACCTGCGGTTCTGGCTGGCCTTCCTGCAGCGCGCGATCCCGCTCATCGAGCGCGGGCGTGGTGACGTGGCGCTGGAACGCATCGAACGATCCTGGACCACCTGGCGTGGTCGTGCGGTCGAGCCGCTGATTCGCGAGTCATTGCTGCACCTGCTTCCGGACGACGAGTGGCCCGAGACCGAGGCCATCGGCGGCTGGTGGAACCGGCAGAACAATCCCGAGATCGACCTCATCGGCGCCGACCGCGAACCAGTGGCCCGGCAGGTGCACTTTGTCGGGTCGATCAAGTGGCTCGAGAACCAGTCTTTCGGCCGCCATGAGTACGACGCTCTCGTCCGGGACATGCTTGCCGTCCCCGGCGCCGGTCCCGACACCGCACGTGTCGTGGTCTCACGCTGCGGAGTGACAGACGGTCTGCCGCTGACCGCGTATTGGGGGCCGGAGGATCTCGTACGGGCATGGCGACCCCGGTAG
- a CDS encoding contact-dependent growth inhibition system immunity protein produces MDSERWGDPPADATSLVRTVHEWRRRPIGTLEPDELARLIGQDVGLLWLLPLAVEILRDGVLKQPAGGFIDGDLLYSVVTRSSEVWTAHPDLARELKDAVTLLIDLSTYEKCEVEAFLASLPEGL; encoded by the coding sequence TTGGACAGCGAGCGCTGGGGAGACCCGCCTGCCGATGCGACGTCACTGGTCAGAACAGTTCATGAGTGGCGCCGACGACCTATCGGAACGCTGGAACCCGACGAGCTAGCACGTTTGATCGGCCAGGATGTCGGCTTGCTGTGGCTGCTCCCTCTGGCGGTGGAGATTCTTCGGGACGGAGTGCTTAAACAGCCTGCTGGTGGTTTCATCGACGGTGACTTGCTTTATTCGGTGGTCACGAGAAGCTCGGAAGTATGGACCGCTCATCCCGATCTTGCGCGAGAGCTAAAAGACGCCGTAACCTTGCTGATCGATCTGTCGACCTATGAGAAGTGCGAGGTTGAGGCGTTCCTGGCATCGCTCCCTGAGGGACTCTGA
- a CDS encoding DUF397 domain-containing protein, with the protein MTTPDNWRKSSYSGGGEGNNCVEIATRTTHIAIRDSKTPTRATLTFPTGTFTAFLEALKSLDCTAR; encoded by the coding sequence ATGACGACGCCCGACAACTGGCGTAAGTCCTCCTACTCCGGCGGAGGCGAGGGCAACAACTGCGTGGAGATCGCAACCCGCACCACCCACATAGCGATCCGCGACTCCAAGACCCCGACCAGGGCAACCCTCACCTTCCCGACCGGAACCTTCACGGCCTTCCTCGAAGCCCTCAAGTCCCTGGACTGCACCGCCCGCTGA
- a CDS encoding M20 family metallopeptidase produces the protein MSLESEVDLPGEAMLPGVLSDALHAELVHFRRDLHMHPELGNQEFRTTAAIKERLERAGLKPRVLAVGTGLVCDIGEWDGERPMLALRADIDGLPIPDTKSECSYRSTVPDRAHACGHDVHTTVVLGAGLVLADLHKRGLLPRPVRLLFQPAEEVLPGGAADAIDCGVLEGVGKILAVHCDPRVDAGKVGLRTGAITSACDRLEISLDGPGGHTARPHLTTDLVTAAARVVTDVPAIVGRRVDTRAGLAVTWGRIESGHAPNVIPQHAELSGTVRCLDLDTWRQAPDIVVAAIDEVANLHGAKSEINYVRGVPPVVNDEGVTDLMRDAMTARRGADSVESTEQSLGGEDFSWYLQHVPGAMARLGVRTPGERTVRDLHQGDFDADESAITVGVEMFTAAALLDAAQ, from the coding sequence ATGTCACTGGAGTCCGAGGTCGATCTGCCCGGGGAAGCCATGCTCCCCGGCGTGCTCAGCGACGCGCTGCACGCCGAACTCGTCCACTTCCGACGCGACCTGCACATGCACCCGGAGCTCGGCAACCAGGAGTTCCGCACCACCGCGGCGATCAAGGAACGGCTGGAGAGGGCCGGACTGAAGCCGCGCGTGCTCGCCGTCGGGACCGGGCTCGTGTGTGACATCGGGGAGTGGGACGGCGAGCGGCCCATGCTCGCCCTGCGCGCCGACATCGACGGCCTGCCCATCCCGGACACGAAGAGCGAGTGCTCGTACCGGTCGACCGTGCCTGATCGGGCGCATGCCTGCGGGCATGACGTTCACACGACCGTCGTGCTCGGGGCCGGGCTCGTCCTCGCCGACCTGCACAAGCGTGGGCTGCTGCCGCGGCCCGTGCGGCTGCTCTTCCAGCCCGCCGAGGAAGTGCTGCCCGGCGGTGCCGCCGACGCCATCGACTGCGGGGTGCTGGAGGGCGTCGGCAAGATCCTCGCCGTGCACTGCGACCCGCGGGTCGACGCCGGGAAGGTCGGGCTCAGGACCGGCGCCATCACCTCCGCCTGCGACCGGCTGGAGATCTCCCTCGACGGGCCCGGTGGGCACACCGCCCGGCCCCACCTCACCACCGACCTCGTCACCGCCGCGGCCCGCGTCGTCACCGACGTGCCCGCCATCGTCGGGCGACGGGTGGACACGCGGGCCGGGCTCGCCGTGACCTGGGGGCGCATCGAGTCGGGGCATGCGCCGAATGTGATCCCGCAGCACGCCGAGCTCTCCGGGACCGTGCGCTGCCTGGACCTCGACACCTGGCGGCAGGCCCCGGACATCGTGGTTGCCGCGATCGACGAGGTCGCCAATCTGCACGGGGCCAAGTCCGAGATCAACTACGTGCGCGGTGTCCCGCCCGTCGTCAACGACGAGGGCGTCACCGACTTGATGCGCGACGCCATGACCGCCCGGCGCGGGGCCGACTCCGTCGAGAGCACCGAGCAGAGCCTCGGCGGCGAGGACTTCTCCTGGTACCTGCAGCACGTCCCCGGTGCCATGGCCCGCCTCGGAGTGCGTACGCCGGGGGAGCGGACCGTGCGCGACCTTCACCAGGGCGACTTCGACGCCGACGAGTCCGCCATCACCGTCGGTGTGGAGATGTTCACGGCGGCGGCCCTGCTGGACGCCGCTCAGTGA